One segment of Drosophila mauritiana strain mau12 chromosome 3R, ASM438214v1, whole genome shotgun sequence DNA contains the following:
- the LOC117144802 gene encoding serine/threonine-protein kinase 16: protein MQSIGWTLIMKRGCLFSCRKETLNINGSRYTVRERLATGGFSLIDLGENASTRRSYAIKRITCHSIDDQNIALREIENCRKIDSENVIRVVDYELKGQADIVINTTSTLFIVLPYYKHGSLADHLQLRSRKQDHMPEAQILQIFLGVCEGLKAIHEAKPVPLAHRDLKTANICLSDSFEPIIVDLGSMTEARLQIVGQTDAQRLQDEAEERSSIVYRAPELFTVKTYCTIDERTDIWSLGCVLYAMCYFNSPYDPIYERGDSVALAVLSGNINIPEDSIYTEDMHELIKYMLRTDPMERPFVFSVIERTHDLIQKLEGRL, encoded by the exons ATGCAGAGTATAGGATGGACGCTGATCATGAAACGAGGCTGCCTATTTAGTTGCCGCAAGGAGACCCTCAACATAAACGGATCTCGGTACACAGTACGCGAAAGGCTGGCGACGGG GGGCTTCAGTCTAATCGACCTTGGGGAAAACGCCTCTACGCGACGTAGCTACGCGATAAAGCGCATCACCTGCCACAGCATCGATGACCAGAATATAGCTCTGCGAGAAATCGAAAACTGTCGAAAAATTGACTCGGAAAACGTGATCCGGGTAGTGGATTACGAGCTGAAGGGCCAGGCGGACATAGTTATAAACACAACGAGCACCTTGTTCATTGTGCTTCCCTATTATAAGCACGGATCTCTTGCGGACCACCTGCAGCTGCGATCGCGGAAACAGGACCATATGCCCGAGGCCCAGATCCTGCAAATCTTTCTGGGCGTCTGCGAGGGATTGAAGGCCATCCACGAGGCAAAGCCGGTGCCTCTGGCCCACCGAGATCTGAAAACGGCCAACATCTGCCTGTCGGACTCTTTTGAGCCAATTATTGTGGATCTCGGGTCCATGACAGAAGCCCGACTGCAGATTGTGGGTCAGACGGATGCTCAGCGCCTGCAGGACGAAGCCGAGGAGAGGAGCTCCATTGTCTACCGGGCTCCAGAGTTATTTACTGTGAAAACATATTGCACAATTGACGAGCGCACTGACATATGG AGTCTTGGCTGTGTGCTCTATGCAATGTGCTACTTTAATTCACCCTACGATCCCATCTACGAGCGAGGTGACAGCGTGGCTTTGGCTGTGCTCAGTGGAAACATAAACATTCCAGAGGATTCAATTTACACAGAG GACATGCACGAATTAATTAAGTACATGCTGCGAACCGATCCAATGGAACGGCCATTCGTATTTAGTGTTATCGAAAGGACCCACGATCTGATACAGAAATTGGAGGGTCGCTTGTAG
- the LOC117143379 gene encoding DTW domain-containing protein 2 yields the protein MEDDAWLDLVGISADPPNRRDKCEKCKRPVVVCWCPALPHPPETVASQIVILQHPAEEKRSLRTALMLQLGLEPGKCVVYKGKRFPNHRNHADLQKILDSPQTLLLYPSRDSVPLEEVDHSAGPYTLVLIDGTWPQAKAIYASSPALHRLRQVKLIAVGISDYIIRTQPTEGCLSTLETAAQCLAVLESRPELRQTLVRPLHTLCKYQLDNGAVEHQSKEFLLKNNQYPKPIGKRLSRLLRNTACDGNEET from the exons ATGGAGGATGACGCGTGGCTGGACCTCGTGGGCATCAGCGCCGATCCGCCCAACAGACGCGACAAGTGCGAGAAGTGCAA ACGACCCGTGGTAGTTTGCTGGTGCCCGGCTTTGCCGCATCCACCTGAGACGGTGGCCTCACAGATTGTTATACTGCAACACCCTGCAGAAGAGAAGAGATCGCTGCGCACTGCACTGATGCTGCAATTAGGTCTGGAACCGGGAAAATGTGTCGTCTACAAAGGCAAGCGTTTTCCAAACCATAGAAACCATGCTGATCTGCAAAAGATTCTGGACTCCCCACAAACACTACTTCTGTATCCCAGCCGGGACTCAGTCCCACTGGAGGAGGTGGACCACAGTGCGGGTCCTTATACACTGGTGCTCATCGATGGTACCTGGCCTCAGGCTAAAGCCATTTACGCTAGCAGTCCGGCTCTACACCGCCTGCGACAGGTGAAACTCATCGCCGTGGGCATAAGTGACTACATCATCCGTACACAGCCTACGGAAGGTTGCCTCAGCACACTAGAGACCGCTGCGCAATGCCTGGCCGTGCTCGAATCTCGGCCAGAGCTGAGGCAAACGCTCGTGCGACCGCTGCACACGCTCTGCAAGTACCAACTAGACAACGGAGCCGTGGAGCACCAGTCCAAGGAGTTCCTACTGAAGAACAACCAGTACCCCAAGCCCATTGGCAAGCGGCTCAGCCGTCTGCTTAGAAACACCGCCTGCGATGGCAATGAGGAAACGTGA
- the LOC117143380 gene encoding general odorant-binding protein 84a isoform X2, which yields MFRSLYLIGILSLIWVAAQDIVPDDPEVQMQMHAMFYTARVACADENMIPYVRACAVFAILILSPNRARALQDHAKDNGDIFIINYDSFDGDVDDISTTTSAPREADYVDFDEVNRNCNASFITTTTNVLQFNNTGDLPDDKDKVTSMCYFHCFFEKSGLMTDYKLNTDLVRKYVWPATGDSVEACEAEGKDETNACMRGYAIVKCVFTRALTDARNKPTV from the exons ATGTTTCGTTCTCTATATCTGATTGGAATTCTATCTCTAATTTGGGTGGCTGCCCAGGATATCGTACCCGACGATCCGGAAGTGCAGATGCAAATGCATGCCATGTTCTACACGGCTCGTGTTgcctgcgcggatgaaaataTGATTCCGTATG TTAGAGCTTGTGCTGTCTTTGCCATTCTGATCTTAAGCCCGAATCGTGCCAGGGCTCTACAGGATCACGCCAAGGATAATGGTGATATTTTCATTATAAACTATGATAGTTTCGATGGCGATGTGGATGACATATCCACCACCACTTCAGCTCCTAGAGAGGCTGACTACGTAGATTTTGACGAGGTTAATCGGAACTGCAATGCAAGTTTCATAACCACGACGA CCAATGTCTTGCAGTTTAATAACACTGGGGATTTGCCAGATGACAAGGATAAGGTAACCAGCATG TGCTATTTCCACTGCTTTTTCGAAAAGTCCGGTTTGATGACGGACTATAAGTTAAATACGGATCTGGTGCGCAAATATGTTTGGCCAGCCACTGGCGATTCCGTTGAGGCCTGCGAAGCTGAAGGCA AGGACGAGACGAATGCTTGCATGCGGGGCTATGCCATCGTCAAGTGCGTGTTTACCAGAGCCCTCACGGATGCTAGGAACAAACCCACTGTATGA
- the LOC117143380 gene encoding general odorant-binding protein 84a isoform X1, with protein MFRSLYLIGILSLIWVAAQDIVPDDPEVQMQMHAMFYTARVACADENMIPYANVLQFNNTGDLPDDKDKVTSMCYFHCFFEKSGLMTDYKLNTDLVRKYVWPATGDSVEACEAEGKDETNACMRGYAIVKCVFTRALTDARNKPTV; from the exons ATGTTTCGTTCTCTATATCTGATTGGAATTCTATCTCTAATTTGGGTGGCTGCCCAGGATATCGTACCCGACGATCCGGAAGTGCAGATGCAAATGCATGCCATGTTCTACACGGCTCGTGTTgcctgcgcggatgaaaataTGATTCCGTATG CCAATGTCTTGCAGTTTAATAACACTGGGGATTTGCCAGATGACAAGGATAAGGTAACCAGCATG TGCTATTTCCACTGCTTTTTCGAAAAGTCCGGTTTGATGACGGACTATAAGTTAAATACGGATCTGGTGCGCAAATATGTTTGGCCAGCCACTGGCGATTCCGTTGAGGCCTGCGAAGCTGAAGGCA AGGACGAGACGAATGCTTGCATGCGGGGCTATGCCATCGTCAAGTGCGTGTTTACCAGAGCCCTCACGGATGCTAGGAACAAACCCACTGTATGA
- the LOC117143377 gene encoding glucose dehydrogenase [FAD, quinone] isoform X1 yields MSASASACDCLVGVPTGPTLASTCGGSAFMLFMGLLEVFIRSQCDLEDPCGRASSRFRSEPDYEYDFIVIGGGSAGSVVASRLSEVPQWKVLLIEAGGDEPVGAQIPSMFLNFIGSDIDYRYNTEPEPMACLSSMEQRCYWPRGKVLGGTSVLNGMMYVRGNREDYEDWAADGNPGWAYNDVLPFFKKSEDNLDLDEVGTEYHAKGGLLPVGKFPYNPPLSYAILKAGEELGFSVHDLNGQNSTGFMIAQMTARNGIRYSSARAFLRPARMRNNLHILLNTTATKVLIHPHTKNVLGVEVSDQFGSTRKILAKKEVVLSAGAVNSPHILLLSGVGPKDELQQVNVRTVHNLPGVGKNLHNHVTYFTNFFIDDADTAPLNWATAMEYLLFRDGLMSGTGISDVTAKLATRYADSPERPDLQLYFGGYLASCARTGQVGELLSNNSRSIQIFPAVLNPRSRGFIGLRSADPLDPPRIVANYLTHERDVKTLVEGIKFVIRLSQTTPLKQYGMRLDKTVVKGCEAHAFGSDAYWECAVRQNTGPENHQAGSCKMGPSHDPMAVVNHELRVHGIRGLRVMDTSIMPKVSSGNTHAPAVMIAEKGAYLLKRAWGAKVURVDATWTLHRVI; encoded by the exons ATGTCCGCCAGCGCCTCAGCCTGCGATTGTTTGGTGGGCGTGCCCACTGGGCCCACCCTGGCCTCCACATGTGGTGGCAGCGCCTTCATGCTGTTCATGGGCCTCCTGGAGGTGTTTATCCGCTCTCAGTGTGATCTTGAAGATCCCTGCGGAAGGGCCAGCAGTCGG TTTCGATCGGAGCCGGACTACGAGTACGATTTCATTGTCATTGGCGGCGGCTCAGCGGGCTCTGTGGTGGCCTCTCGACTGTCCGAGGTGCCCCAATGGAAGGTGCTTTTGATTGAAGCCG GTGGCGATGAACCCGTGGGAGCCCAGATACCCTCGATGTTCCTCAACTTTATTGGCAGCGACATCGACTATCGCTACAACACGGAACCAGAGCCAATGGCTTGCCTGTCCTCGATGGAGCAGCGCTGCTACTGGCCACGTGGCAAGGTACTGGGCGGCACTTCGGTATTGAACGGAATGATGTATGTCCGCGGCAACCGGGAGGACTACGAAGATTGGGCAGCGGATGGAAATCCTGGTTGGGCGTACAACGACGTGCTTCCGTTCTTCAAAAAGTCAGAGGACAACCTGGATCTGGATGAGGTGGGCACGGAATATCACGCCAAGGGTGGCCTCCTGCCAGTGGGCAAGTTCCCATACAACCCACCTCTATCCTACGCCATTCTGAAGGCCGGCGAGGAGTTGGGCTTCTCCGTGCACGATCTAAATGGTCAGAACTCTACTGGATTTATGATTGCCCAGATGACGGCCCGAAATGGCATCAGATATAGCTCAGCCAGGGCTTTCCTGCGACCGGCTCGCATGCGCAACAACCTGCATATCCTGCTGAACACCACGGCCACCAAGGTCCTTATTCATCCGCACACTAAGAATGTTCTGGGAGTGGAAGTCAGTGACCAGTTCGGCAGCACGCGAAAAATCCTGGCGAAGAAGGAGGTAGTTTTGAGTGCTGGTGCTGTGAACTCTCCGCATATCCTGCTACTAAGTGGAGTGGGTCCCAAGGACGAACTGCAGCAGGTGAATGTGAGGACCGTGCACAACCTACCAGGTGTGGGCAAGAATCTGCACAATCACGTGACCTATTTCACCAACTTCTTCATTGACGATGCGGACACGGCGCCACTTAACTGGGCCACGGCTATGGAGTACTTGCTGTTCCGGGATGGTCTCATGTCCGGCACTGGCATTTCGGATGTGACCGCAAAGCTGGCCACTCGCTATGCCGACAGTCCCGAACGTCCCGATCTCCAGCTGTACTTTGGCGGCTACCTGGCCAGTTGTGCCCGCACAGGACAGGTGGGCGAGTTGCTCTCGAATAACTCTCGCTCCATCCAGATCTTCCCAGCTGTTTTGAACCCTCGTTCGCGGGGCTTTATTGGCCTGCGATCTGCTGATCCTCTAGACCCGCCGCGTATTGTGGCCAACTACCTAACACACGAGCGGGATGTGAAGACGCTGGTGGAGGGCATTAAGTTTGTCATCCGATTGTCGCAAACGACGCCGTTGAAGCAGTACGGCATGCGGCTGGACAAGACGGTGGTCAAGGGATGCGAGGCACATGCCTTCGGCAGCGATGCCTACTGGGAGTGCGCCGTGAGGCAGAACACGGGTCCGGAGAATCACCAGGCTGGCTCCTGTAAAATGGGTCCCAGCCACGACCCGATGGCGGTGGTCAACCACGAGTTGCGCGTCCACGGAATTCGCGGACTCCGAGTCATGGACACCAGCATAATGCCCAAGGTCAGCTCGGGAAACACCCATGCCCCCGCCGTGATGATCGCCGAGAAGGGCGCCTACCTGCTGAAGAGGGCCTGGGGCGCCAAGGTCTGACGCGTGGATGCGACGTGGACGTTGCATAGAGTAATTTAA
- the LOC117143377 gene encoding glucose dehydrogenase [FAD, quinone] isoform X2, which translates to MSASASACDCLVGVPTGPTLASTCGGSAFMLFMGLLEVFIRSQCDLEDPCGRASSRFRSEPDYEYDFIVIGGGSAGSVVASRLSEVPQWKVLLIEAGGDEPVGAQIPSMFLNFIGSDIDYRYNTEPEPMACLSSMEQRCYWPRGKVLGGTSVLNGMMYVRGNREDYEDWAADGNPGWAYNDVLPFFKKSEDNLDLDEVGTEYHAKGGLLPVGKFPYNPPLSYAILKAGEELGFSVHDLNGQNSTGFMIAQMTARNGIRYSSARAFLRPARMRNNLHILLNTTATKVLIHPHTKNVLGVEVSDQFGSTRKILAKKEVVLSAGAVNSPHILLLSGVGPKDELQQVNVRTVHNLPGVGKNLHNHVTYFTNFFIDDADTAPLNWATAMEYLLFRDGLMSGTGISDVTAKLATRYADSPERPDLQLYFGGYLASCARTGQVGELLSNNSRSIQIFPAVLNPRSRGFIGLRSADPLDPPRIVANYLTHERDVKTLVEGIKFVIRLSQTTPLKQYGMRLDKTVVKGCEAHAFGSDAYWECAVRQNTGPENHQAGSCKMGPSHDPMAVVNHELRVHGIRGLRVMDTSIMPKVSSGNTHAPAVMIAEKGAYLLKRAWGAKV; encoded by the exons ATGTCCGCCAGCGCCTCAGCCTGCGATTGTTTGGTGGGCGTGCCCACTGGGCCCACCCTGGCCTCCACATGTGGTGGCAGCGCCTTCATGCTGTTCATGGGCCTCCTGGAGGTGTTTATCCGCTCTCAGTGTGATCTTGAAGATCCCTGCGGAAGGGCCAGCAGTCGG TTTCGATCGGAGCCGGACTACGAGTACGATTTCATTGTCATTGGCGGCGGCTCAGCGGGCTCTGTGGTGGCCTCTCGACTGTCCGAGGTGCCCCAATGGAAGGTGCTTTTGATTGAAGCCG GTGGCGATGAACCCGTGGGAGCCCAGATACCCTCGATGTTCCTCAACTTTATTGGCAGCGACATCGACTATCGCTACAACACGGAACCAGAGCCAATGGCTTGCCTGTCCTCGATGGAGCAGCGCTGCTACTGGCCACGTGGCAAGGTACTGGGCGGCACTTCGGTATTGAACGGAATGATGTATGTCCGCGGCAACCGGGAGGACTACGAAGATTGGGCAGCGGATGGAAATCCTGGTTGGGCGTACAACGACGTGCTTCCGTTCTTCAAAAAGTCAGAGGACAACCTGGATCTGGATGAGGTGGGCACGGAATATCACGCCAAGGGTGGCCTCCTGCCAGTGGGCAAGTTCCCATACAACCCACCTCTATCCTACGCCATTCTGAAGGCCGGCGAGGAGTTGGGCTTCTCCGTGCACGATCTAAATGGTCAGAACTCTACTGGATTTATGATTGCCCAGATGACGGCCCGAAATGGCATCAGATATAGCTCAGCCAGGGCTTTCCTGCGACCGGCTCGCATGCGCAACAACCTGCATATCCTGCTGAACACCACGGCCACCAAGGTCCTTATTCATCCGCACACTAAGAATGTTCTGGGAGTGGAAGTCAGTGACCAGTTCGGCAGCACGCGAAAAATCCTGGCGAAGAAGGAGGTAGTTTTGAGTGCTGGTGCTGTGAACTCTCCGCATATCCTGCTACTAAGTGGAGTGGGTCCCAAGGACGAACTGCAGCAGGTGAATGTGAGGACCGTGCACAACCTACCAGGTGTGGGCAAGAATCTGCACAATCACGTGACCTATTTCACCAACTTCTTCATTGACGATGCGGACACGGCGCCACTTAACTGGGCCACGGCTATGGAGTACTTGCTGTTCCGGGATGGTCTCATGTCCGGCACTGGCATTTCGGATGTGACCGCAAAGCTGGCCACTCGCTATGCCGACAGTCCCGAACGTCCCGATCTCCAGCTGTACTTTGGCGGCTACCTGGCCAGTTGTGCCCGCACAGGACAGGTGGGCGAGTTGCTCTCGAATAACTCTCGCTCCATCCAGATCTTCCCAGCTGTTTTGAACCCTCGTTCGCGGGGCTTTATTGGCCTGCGATCTGCTGATCCTCTAGACCCGCCGCGTATTGTGGCCAACTACCTAACACACGAGCGGGATGTGAAGACGCTGGTGGAGGGCATTAAGTTTGTCATCCGATTGTCGCAAACGACGCCGTTGAAGCAGTACGGCATGCGGCTGGACAAGACGGTGGTCAAGGGATGCGAGGCACATGCCTTCGGCAGCGATGCCTACTGGGAGTGCGCCGTGAGGCAGAACACGGGTCCGGAGAATCACCAGGCTGGCTCCTGTAAAATGGGTCCCAGCCACGACCCGATGGCGGTGGTCAACCACGAGTTGCGCGTCCACGGAATTCGCGGACTCCGAGTCATGGACACCAGCATAATGCCCAAGGTCAGCTCGGGAAACACCCATGCCCCCGCCGTGATGATCGCCGAGAAGGGCGCCTACCTGCTGAAGAGGGCCTGGGGCGCCAAGGTCTGA
- the LOC117144806 gene encoding synaptotagmin-4 — MAEEYIPDASVMDTIVPAILGLTAAAVLSSVACICARQMRLRNKKQSQHDASFPFQPTRRPTAVRSPSGQPPHYLKKSPSPTGGKQMGLLSPMQDQSTSPIAQPNVKYSEEGDGPAQHAEQQNGNQLTVVDGNGLKHTLHNSLHHSPVETIANGSVTITLDDHSLTNGKELTVTDQYGKLGTIYFKLRYLAERNALMVSIIRCRGLPCKGGSSGTGDIPTGMNGRTQAATDPYVKLQLLPDKQHKVKTRVVRNTRNPVYDEDFTFYGLNMNDLQNMSLHFVILSFDRYSRDDVIGEVVCPLTSIEIGDISKEALSISKEIQPRSLKIRAQGRGELLISLCWQPAAGRLTVVLLKARNLPRMDVTGLADPYVKIYLLYNGQRIAKKKTHVKKRTLSPVFNESFAFDIPAAEGAGASLEGVSLELMLLDWDRVTKNEVIGRLELGGPNSSSTALNHWNEVCNSPRRQIAEWHKLNE; from the exons ATGGCTGAAGAGTATATTCCAGATGCCAGCGTCATGGACACGA TTGTGCCCGCCATCCTGGGACTGACCGCGGCTGCTGTCCTCTCGTCAGTGGCCTGCATCTGCGCCCGGCAGATGCGCCTCCGGAACAAGAAACAGAGCCAGCACGACGCCTCGTTCCCCTTCCAGCCGACCCGGCGACCGACCGCCGTTCGATCGCCCAGCGGCCAGCCGCCGCACTACTTGAAGAAGTCGCCCTCGCCGACTGGAGGCAAGCAGATGGGACTGCTGTCGCCGATGCAGGACCAGTCCACCTCCCCGATCGCGCAGCCGAATGTCAAGTACAGCGAGGAGGGGGATGGACCCGCCCAGCATGCGGAACAGCAGAATGGTAACCAATTGACCGTGGTGGATGGCAATGGGTTGAAGCACACGCTGCACAACAGCCTCCACCACTCGCCGGTGGAGACGATCGCCAACGGAAGTGTGACCATTACCCTGGACGACCATTCGCTGACCAACGGAAAGGAGCTGACCGTGACCGACCAGTACGGCAAGCTGGGTACAATCTACTTTAAGCTGCGCTACTTGGCCGAAAGGAACGCCCTTATGGTGTCCATCATCCGTTGTCGCGGACTCCCATGCAAGGGAGGATCGAGCGGAACCGGAGATATTCCCACTGGTATGAATGGACGCACTCAGGCGGCCACAGATCCGTATGTcaagctgcagctgctgccggacaagcagcacaaggtcaagACCCGGGTGGTGCGAAATACCCGGAACCCGGTTTACGACGAGGACTTCACCTTCTACGGCCTGAACATGAACGACCTGCAGAACATGTCGCTGCACTTTGTCATCCTCAGCTTCGATCGGTACTCGCGCGACGACGTCATTGGCGAGGTGGTGTGCCCATTGACCTCCATCGAGATCGGGGACATCTCCAAAGAGGCTTTGTCCATCAGCAAAGAGATCCAGCCACGGAGCCTGAAGATTCGAGCACAGGGTCGCGGGGAGCTGCTCATCTCCCTCTGCTGGCAACCAGCTGCCGGTCGCCTCACCGTCGTCTTGCTGAAGGCCCGAAACTTGCCGCGCATGGATGTCACCGGACTGGCCGATCCGTATGTCAAGATCTATCTCCTCTACAATGGCCAACGCATCGCCAAGAAGAAGACGCACGTGAAGAAGCGCACTCTGAGCCCCGTTTTCAACGAGAGCTTCGCATTTGATATTCCCGCCGCTGAA GGCGCTGGCGCCAGTCTTGAGGGTGTGTCTTTGGAACTGATGCTGCTCGACTGGGATCGCGTGACCAAGAATGAG GTCATCGGTCGGCTGGAGCTGGGCGGACCGAACTCGAGCAGCACCGCCTTGAACCACTGGAACGAGGTTTGCAACTCGCCACGCCGCCAGATCGCCGAGTGGCACAAGCTGAACGAGTAG